AGGGCACCAGGCGGCGCCGGGCGGACCGCACGGGCGTAACGGTCAGGGTAGGGATGCGGCGCGGGTCACGCTCCGGCGCCCGCGCCGGTGCCTGCGCCGGTGTGTGCGGCCTGGTCCTCGAGGACCTGCAGGACGGTGCGCACGGACATGCCGGTGGCGCCCTTGCCCATGTACCCGAGCGGCGAGGAGGCGAAGGCGGGGCCCGCGATGTCGAGGTGCGCCCACTCGGTCTCGCCCACGAACTCGGCCAGGAAGATCCCGGCGGAGAGGGCACCGCCCGGTCGGTCGCCGATGTTGCGCAGGTCCGCGACGCGGCCGGTGAGGTCCGCGCGCAGCTCGCTCGGGAAGGGCAGCGGCCAGAACGGCTCGCCCACGGTCTCGGAGGCGGCCAGCACCACGGCGCGGCCGGTCTCGGTGCCCATCACGCCCGCGGTCCGCTTGCCGAGCGCCACCACGGCGGCGCCGGTGAGGGTGGCGACGTCCATGACGAGGTCGGGGGAGTCCGCGACCGCGTCCACGAGCGCGTCGGCCATGACCATGCGGCCCTCGGCGTCGGTGTTGAGCACCTCGACGGTGGTGCCGTTGCGCATGGTGACCACGTCGCCGGGGCGCTGCGCGCCGCCGCCGGGCATGTTCTCGGCGAGGGCGAGGAAGGTCGTGACCTTGACGTCCAGGCCGAGACGGGCGGCGCCGATGGTCGCGCCGAGCACGGTCGCGGCACCGGTCATGTCCGAGGTCATCTCGTCCATGCCCGCGGCAGGCTTCAGGGAGATGCCGCCGGAGTCGAAGGTGATGCCCTTGCCCACCAGCGACACGGAGCGGGTCGCCGAGGCGGGCGCGTACTCGAGGCGCACCAGGCGCGGCGGGCGGGTGGAGCCCTGGCCGACGCCGACGATGCCGCCGTAGCCGCCCTCGGTCAGCGCCTTCTCGTCCAGGACGGTGACGGTGATCGGCAGATCCTTGACGAGCTCCTCGGCGCGGCGCGCGAACTCGGCCGGGTACAGCAGGTTCGGCGGGGTGTTGACGAGGTCGCGGACCAGGTCCACGGAGCCGGAGAGGATCTCGGCGCGCTGCGCGGCCTGCTCCAGCGCGGCTGCGTCGGAGTCCTCCGCGAGCAGCACGAGTTCGGAGAGCGCGGTCTTCGGGGCCTTCGCGCCGTTGCCGGTCTTGTGGGCGGTGAAGGCGTAGGCGCCGAGCGCGGCGCCCTCGAGGGCGGCGGCGCGCTGGGAGTCGGTGGCGGTGGGCAGCGCGAGCGCGGCACGGCCGACGCCGGCCAGCGAGCGGGTCGCGGCGCCGAAGGCAAGGCGCAGGTCCTCGTCGGAGACCTTCGCGAGATCCTCGTCACCTACGCCCACCAGCAGCAGGGAGGTCGCGGAGGCGAGGGAGAAGGAGGGGATGCGGTGCAGGTCGCCGCGGCTCGCGGAGGCGTCCAGGCCCGCGATGGCCTCGGAGATCTCGGGGAATCCGGGGACGGTGGAGGGTGCGTCGCCCGCGCCCTTCAGCAGGGGCAGGACGAGGACGTCGGCTGCGACGTCGCGCACGGAAGCAGAGGAGATGGTGATGGTGGGCATGGCCCTATCGTAGGACCGGGTCCGGGCAGGGTGCCTGGACGGCGGAGGAGGACGAGCGCCGAGATGGCAGTGCAGGGATCGCAGAGCGAGAGGTCGCGCCCGTGAGCGCGCTGAGCATCGTCGTCGCCGTGCTCTGCGGCCTCACCGCGGCGCTCGCGATCTACTACGCCGCGAAGGACTTCGCCGCCGACCTGGTCCTGCTCGGGGGCAGCGCGCTGACGGTGATCGGCTGGCTGGTGCTCGGCATCGCGCTCGCGGTGCGCGATGCGATGGGCGAGAGCCCCGCGCCGGACCGCATCACCCTGTACGGCTATGTCCTCACCGGGCTCATGCTCTCCGTGGGCGGGGCGTGGCTGGGCATGTTCGAGCGCACCCGCTGGGGCAGCGTCGTCATCGCCGTGGTCTCCGCGGTGTCCATCGTGCTGCTGATGCGGCTGCACCAGATCTGGCCGGGAGGCTTCGCATGAGCACGCACAAGGCGGACACCCGCCGCGCCGGACGCACCCGCGCAGCCGGATCCCCGTCGGCCGGATCCCCGTCGGCCGGATCCCCGTCGGCCGACGGCCGCGCCTTTGGCGCGTCGCGCGGCTTCGAGATCGTCCTGATCGCCGTCTACGGCATCTTCGCCCTCTCGGCGACGGCCCGCAGCCTGGTCCAGGTGCTGCGCGACTTCTCCTTCGCGCCAGTGGCCTACTCGCTCTCGCTGCTCGCCGCCGCCACCTACATCGCCGTCACCATCGCTCTGGTGCGCAAGGGGCGCCGCTCCCGGGTCGCCCGCACGCTCGTGGTCCTCGAGCTGATCGGGGTGCTCGTGGTGGGCACCCTGACCCTGCTGGACCCGGCGCTGTTCCCCGACGCGACGGTGTGGAGCCTGTACGGCCAGGGCTACGGCTACGTCCCCCTCGCCCTGCCGCTCGTCGCGCTCGGCTACATGCTCCTCTCCGGCCGACGGTCTGCGGAGCCCGCCGACATCGCTGAGCCTGCCGACACTGCGGGCCCTGCCGAAACTGCGGGCTCGGTGCGGCGCCAGGGACCTGCGGCCTGAGAAGGCGCTGAGGGAAACGCGTACCGTACTCCCGTGACCTCCGACGACGCCGCCCGACGCGGGCCCTACGACCTCCTGTTCCACCACGTGCTGCGGCACATGGATCCCGAGCAGGCCCACGTGCTCACCGTGAAGGCGCTGCGCACCGCGCACGCCCTGCCCGGCGGCCCCGCCCTGCTGCGCGCCCTGTTCCGCACCCCGGATCCCGCGCGTCGCGAGCCCGTGCCCGCACGGCTGTCCGGCAGTGCCGCGGGGGAGAGCCCTGCCCGCGCCGCACGTGCCTTCGTCGACGCGGTGCCCACGGGGACCGTCGGCATGGCGGCCGGCTTCGACAAGGACGGCGAGGTGCCGCTCGCGCTGCTCGACCTCGGCTTCGGTCACGTCGAGGTCGGGACCGTCACCGCGAAGGCGCAACCCGGCAACCCGCGCCCGCGCTCCTTCCGCCTCGTCCCGGACCGGGCGCTGATCAACCGCATGGGCTTCAACAACCACGGCGCCCAGGAGCTCGCGCACCAGCTCGCGAAGGCCCGCCGCACCGAGCGCGGCCAGCGCGCTGTGATCGGCGTGAACATCGGCAAGTCCAAGGTCACCGCCCTCGAGGACGCCGCGGAGGACTACCGCTTCTCCGCTCGCCTCCTCGCCCCCTACGCCAGCTACCTCGCCATCAACGTCTCCAGCCCCAATACCCCGGGGCTGCGGGACCTGCAGAGCGTGGAGATGCTCCGCCCGATCCTCGAGGCCGTGGTCGAGGAGGCCCGCGACAGCGAGCGCCGCATGCGCCGCGCCGTGCCCGTGCTGGTGAAGATCGCCCCGGACCTCCACGACGCCGACGTCACCGCCGTCGCCCGCCTTGCGGCCGAGGTGGGGCTCGCGGGCGTCATCGCCACCAACACGACCATCGCCCGCCCCGAGTCGCTGCGCACCGAGCGCGCGGCGGTCGAGCGCATCGGCGCGGGCGGCCTGTCCGGCCCGCTCCTCGCCGGACGCTCCCTCGAGGTGCTGCGCCTGCTGCGCGCCGAGCTGCCCGCGGACGCCGTGGTGATTAGCTGCGGCGGCGTCACCACCGCCGAGGACGTCCGCGAGCGCCTCGCCGCCGGCGCCGACCTCGTCCAGGGCTACACGGCCCTGATCTACGAGGGCCCGTCCTGGCCGGGCCGGGTCGCCCGCGCGCTGCGCGGCTGAACCCGGAGCTGCGGGGCTGGACCCGGCCGCTGCGACGGGCACTCACACGGCCTGGGCGCGGAACTGCTCGATGTAGCGCTCGAAGTCCCAGCCCGCCCGGTTCCCCGAGCCGTCCAGGAACTTCTCCGCCGCCTCCCGGCCGCGGCGGTGCAGCATGTCGCGCTCCGCGGTGGTCAGGTCGAACTGGGTGGTGCCCACCGCGCCGGTGTCGATGAAGATCGTGCGCGAGACCGCATCGGCCGACTCGATGTGCATCCCGTCGTAGAAGCCCATCATCGTGCGCAGGATCGCGACCCCGAAGGACACCGTGCCGGTGATGCGGTTGGCGACCCCGAGCGCGGCGTCCGGCCGCTGCGAGAGCTTGATGCCGAGGGTGGGCCAGCGCGGACGCACCCCGGCCGGCGCGTCGAACTGCGTGATCGGGAAGTTCGAGAGCATGCCCCCGTCGACCAGCCACGTCGGCCGCCCGTCGGAGTCCTTCCAGCCCACCGGCCGGAAGAAGAACGGGATCGACATCGAGATCCGCACCGCGTCCACGATCCGCTGCTCGCCGGGGGAGCGGTGGTAGTCCTCGAAGTCCCGCGGCAGGAACCGCAGACGGCCGTTGGAGATGTCCGAGGCGGTGACCACCAGGCGGAACGCCTCGTTCGCGGGGACGGTCCGGGCCGGGTCCGGATCCGCGTAGGCGAGATCCGCGAAGGTACCCGTGCGGTACAGCGGGCTGTGGGTGCGCAGCTGCTCCTCGAGCCAGTCCTCCACGAAGCGCCCGGGGTAGATCCCCTTGCGGCGCAGCACGCTGACCACCTGGATGGGCAGGTACCGGTTCCACCGCCGGCCGTCCTGGAAGCGCGAGTAGTCCAGCTCCTGCATGATGCCGGTCATGGTGGACGGCGCGATCCCGGCGGCGACCATGCTGCCCGCTATCGCGCCCGCCGAGGAGCCCGCCACCCGGTTAACCCGGTAGCCGTGCTCCTCGAGCACTTCGAGGGCACCCACCAGCGCGATGCCCTTGACACCTCCGCCTTCGAGGACGAGGTCGAGTCTCTTCCCGGCCGGGTCCGACGAGGGGAGGGACGATGACGACCTGTCCTCCTCGACGCCCTTCATGTCTGAATTGTCCGCCCGGGGGCGGGGGCGTCAAGGGGGTGGCGGAGTGTCGCGGATGAACGCGCCCACAGCACGCCGCCCGCGCACCCGGCCCGTCGGCCGCGGGCCTAGGCTGGAGGGATGGACGAGGACCTCTTCTCCCTGGGCGGTGACGCGCCCGCGCCGCGCACCCTCTCGGACCGCAACGTGGACCACCGCGCCCCGCTCGCGGTGCGCATGCGGCCGCGCTCGCTCGAGGAGATCGTCGGCCAGCACGCAGCGCTCGAGCCCGGCAGCCCGCTGCGCCGCCTCGTCTCCACCGACGACTCCCGCACCGCGCCGAGCTCGGTGATCCTGTGGGGTCCGCCCGGCACCGGCAAGACCACCCTCGCCTACGTCGTCGCCCAGTCCGGGGACCGCGAGTTCGTGGAGGTCTCCGCCGTGCTCGCCGGGGTCAAGGACATCCGCGACGTGGTCGACCAGGCCCGCTCGCGCCTGCGCACCGTCGGGCGGGAGACCGTCCTGTTCGTCGACGAGGTCCACCGCTTCTCCAAGTCCCAGCAGGACGCCCTGCTGCCCAGCGTCGAGAACCGCTGGGTCACCCTCATCGCCGCCACCACCGAGAACCCCTACTTCTCGGTGATCTCCCCGCTGCTGTCCCGCTCGATCGTGCTGACGCTCGAGCCGCTCGAGCGCGAGGACCTCGACACCCTCGTGGACCGCGCCCTGGCCGACGAGCGCGGGCTCGGCGGGGCGGTCACCCTCACCGACGACGCCCGCGAGGCGCTGCTGCGGCTCGGTGGCGGCGACGCCCGCAAGATCCTCACCTCCCTCGAGGCCGCGGCCGCCGCGGCGCTCATGAAGGACTCCAAGGAGATCGACGCGGCGACGCTGTCCCAGGCCGTCAACCGCGCCGCACTGCGCTACGACCGCGCCGGCGACCAGCACTACGACGTCACCAGCGCCTTCATCAAGTCGATGCGCGGCAGCGACGTCGACGCCGCACTGCACTACCTCGCCCGCATGATCGAGGCGGGGGAGGACCCCCGCTTCATCGCGCGCCGCGTCGTCATCGCCGCGAGCGAGGAGGTGGGCATGGCGGACCCCACCGCCCTCCAGGTCGCCGTCGCCGCGATGCAGGCCGTGCAGATGCTCGGCATGCCCGAGGGGCGGATCCCGCTCGCCCAGGCGGTGGTCCACATCGCCACCGCCCCGAAGTCCAATGCGTCCTACCAGGCACTGGACGCCGCGATCGCCGACGTCCGCGCGGGCAAGGGGCAGGGCGTGCCCGCGCACCTGCGCGACGCCCACTACTCCGGGGCGAAGAAGCTCGGCCACGGCGTCGAGTACCGCTACGCCCACGACCACCCCCACGGCGTCGTCGCCCAGCAGTACCCGCCGGACGACCTGGTCGGCGTCGACTACTACCGGCCCAAGAACCACGGCCGCGAGGAGGTCACCTCCCGTCGCGTCGAGGCACTGCGCAGGATCCTGCGGTCCGAGGGCGGGGCGTCGGGACGCCCCTGAGCGGGCCCGTGTGGGGCACTCCACAGGAAGCGCCGTGTGACCAGCGCCGTCGGACATGGACCGGCGGGCACGGCTGCGGTAATGTGGTCGGCTGAATCCGCGGCTGCAAGACTGGATTCACCACACGCGAACAAGAGGTATACCTCGTGACCAACGTCACCCGTGCGCGCCGCCAGGCGCGTCTGTCCCGAGCCCTCGGGCTCCCGCTCACCCCGAAGTCCGTCAAGTACTTCGAGAAGCGCCCGTACCCCCCGGGCGAGCACGGCCGCGCCCGTCGCCGCACCGAGTCGGACTACGCCGTGCGCCTCAAGGAGAAGCAGCGTCTGCGCGCGCAGTACGCCCTCCGCGAGAAGCAGATGCACCGCGCCTACCTGGACGCCAAGAAGGAGTCCGGCCTGACCGGTGAGTCGATGGTCGAGCTGCTCGAGATGCGCCTGGACGCGCTCGTCGTGCGCGCCGGCTTCGCCCGCACCATCCTCCAGGCCCGCCAGGCCGTCGTGCACCGCCACATCCTGGTCGACGGCAAGCTGGTGGACCGCCCCTCCTTCCGCGTGAAGCCGGGCCAGACCATCCAGGTCAAGCCGAAGTCCCAGGCCATGGAGCCCTTCCAGATCGCGGCCGAGGGCGGCAACTCCGACGTCCTCGCGTCCACCCCCTCGTACCTCTCGGTCGAGCTCCCCGAGCTGAAGGCCCAGCTCGTCTCGCGCCCCAAGCGTGCCGAGGTCCCCGTGACCTGCGACGTCCAGATGGTCGTCGAGTTCTACGCGCGCTGACCTCTTCGCGACGCAGCACGATCGGCCCCGGCGGGTGTACTCCGGTACCCTGACCGGGGCCTTCGTGTTCGCGGATCCTGCAGCCGCAGATCCCGCCGCTCCCTACCCCGCGGCCACCGCCGACCCCGCGGCCCGCCGTCGCTGCGCGCGCCCCTGAGCAGCACCGAGCCCCACCTTCTCGTGCCCCGCCCCTCGCGGAGCATCCCCGCAGTTCCAGGAAGGACACCTGACCTCCATGCGCACATCCGAGATCCACCGCCGCTGGCTGGACTTCTTCGCCAAGAAGGACCACCAGATCGTGCCCAGCACCTCGCTGGTGTCCTCCGACCCCTCGATCCTCTTCACGATCGCCGGGATGGTCCCCTTCATCCCCTACATCGTCGGGACCGAGAAGGCTCCCTGGCCCCGCGCCGCGAGCGTCCAGAAGTGCATCCGCACCAACGACATCGACAACGTCGGCCGCACCACTCGCCACGGCACCTTCTTCCAGATGGCCGGCAACTTCTCTTTCGGCGACTACTTCAAGACCGGTGCCATCGACTACTCCTGGGAGTTCCTCACCTCCTCCCAGGAGGACGGCGGCCTCGGCTTCGACCCCGAGCGACTGTGGTTCACCGTGTGGGAGGAGGACGAGGAGTCCTACCGCCACGCGATCGACGTGATCGGCCTGGACCCCGAGCGCGTGGTCCGCCTGCCGCGCGACCAGATCTTCTGGGACACCGGCCAGCCCGGCCCCGCCGGACCCTGCGGCGAGTGGCACTACGACCGCGGCCCCGAGCACGGGCCCGACGCCGTCACCGGCACCGTGCCCGAGTGGCCCGGCGATGAGAAGGCCGAGGACCGCTACATCGAAGTGTGGAACCTCGTGTTCGACCAGTACATGCGCGGCGAGGGCAAGGGCAAGGACTACCCGCTGCTCGGCGAGCTGGACCAGAAGTCCATCGACACCGGCCTCGGCGTCGAGCGCGTCGCGTACCTGCTGCAGGGCAAGCAGAACATGTACGAGATCGACCAGATCTTCCCGGTCATCGAGAAGGCGCAGGAGCTCTCCGGCCGCGCCTACGGCGCGCAGGAGGAGGACGACGTCCACCTGCGCATCATCGGTGACCACGTGCGCAGCGCGCTCATGCTCGTGGCCGACGGGGTCCGCCCCGGCAACGAGGGCCGCGGCTACGTGCTGCGCCGCCTGATCCGCCGCGCCGTGCGCTCCATGCGCCTGCTGGGCTACACCGAGCCGTCGATGCCGGCGCTGCTGCCCATCTCGAAGTCCCTCATGGTCGAGTCCTACCCCGAGCTCGAGGCGGACTTCGGCCGCATCTCCGAGATCGTCTACGGCGAGGAGGAGGCGTTCCGCCGCACCCTCGAGACCGGCACCGCGATCTTCGACCAGGTCGCGAAGGACGCGAAGAAGGACGGCGGCCGCGTGCTGCCGGGCGAGGACGCGTTCCGCCTCCACGACACCTACGGCTTCCCCATCGACCTCACCATGGAGATGGCGGCCGAGGTGGGTCTCCAGGTCGACGCCGACGCGTTCCGCTCCGCCATGCAGGAGCAGCGCGAGCGCGCCCGTGCGGACGCGGCCGCGAAGAAGTCCGGCCACACCGACACCGGCCTGTACAACCGCCTGCTCGCCGAGCGCGGCGGCGAGGTGCCGTTCCTCGGCTACACCGAGTCCACGGTCGCCACGACCGTCGAGTCCGTGCTCGTGGACGGGGCGCTCGTGAACTCCGTGCAGGCGCCCGCGCAGGTCGAGGTCGTCCTCGCCGCCACCCCGTTCTACGCCGAGTCCGGCGGTCAGCTGGCCGACCAGGGCAGCATCTCCCTGACCGGCGGCGGCCTCATCGAGGTCGACGACGTGCAGAAGCCCGTCAAGGGCCTGATCGTGCACCGCGGCCGCCTCGTCGAGGGAGAGCTCGCCCAGGGTGCCTCCGCGATCGCCTCGATCGACACCGAGCGCCGCGGCGCGATCGCCCGCGCCCACACCGCGACCCACATGGTCCACGAGTCCCTCCGCGAGGAGCTCGGCACCGGCGCCACCCAGGCCGGGTCCGAGAACTCCCCGGGCCGCATGCGCTTCGACTTCCGCTACGGCCAGGCCGTGCCCAAGTCCGTGCTCGAGCAGGTCGAGGGCCGGGTCAACACCCTGCTCCAGGACGAGCTCGAGGTCACCGACCAGCAGATGCCGATCGACGAGGCGAAGGCGCTGGGCGCCCAGGCGCTGTTCGGCGAGAAGTACGGCGACATCGTGCGCGTCGTCTCCATCGGCGGCGACTGGTCGCGCGAGCTGTGCGGCGGCACCCACGTCGGCTCCACCGGCGCGATCGGCAGCATCCAGCTGATGGGCGAGAGCTCCATCGGCTCGGGCGTGCGCCGCGTCGACGCGCTCGTGGGCCTGTCCGCCTACCGCCAGCAGGCCAAGTCCCACGCCCTGGTCTCGCAGCTCTCCGAGCTGCTGAAGGTCGGCGCGCCCGAGGAGCTGCCCGAGCGCGTCCGCTCCCTCACCCAGCGCATGAAGGACATGGAGAAGCAGCTCGCCGCCCTGCGCGGCCAGCAGCTCCAGGCCGAGGCCGGCAAGCTCGTCGAGTCCGCGACCGAGGTCGCCGGCGTCCGCCTGCTCGTCCACGACGCCGGCGAGGGCATCGCCGCGGGCGACCTGCGCACCCTCGCGCTCGACCTCCGCTCCCGCCTCGGCGACGACGCGCCCGTCGTGGTGGCCGTGGCCGGGCACGAGGACGGCCGCGCCGCGCTCGTGGTCGCAACCAACGCCGGCGCCCGCGACCTCGGCCTCGCCGCCGGGACGCTGCTGCGCACCGGCGCGGAGGCGATGGGCGGCCGCGGCGGCGGCAAGCCCGACATGGCCCAGGGCGGCGGCGGCGAGCCCGCGCGCATCTCCGAGGCCCTCGACGCCGTGCGCGGCGCCGTCCAGGAGGCGCGGACCGCATGAGCGGCGCCGCCGACGGGCCCGAGGGTCTGCCGCGCGGCGTGCGCCTCGGCGTGGACGTCGGCGACGTCCGCGTCGGGCTCGCCCGCTCCGACCTGGACGGACTGATCGCCACGCCCGTGGAGACCCTCGAGCGCGCCATCGCGCCACGCCGAGTCGTGGACGAGGCGGTCGAGACGGATGCGCATGTCATCATGGTCGGACTCCCGCGCTCCCTGAGCGGCAGCGAGGGAGCGGCCGCGGCGAAGGCGCGCGACTTCGCCGCGGAACTGGTGACGCTGCTGGACGCAGCATCGCTGAGCACCGAGGTCCGCCTGATCGACGAGCGCCTGACCACCGTGTCCGCCCACAAGGCGATGCACGCCTCCGGTCGCAAGGGTCGCCGTCACCGCCAGGTCGTGGACCAGGTCGCTGCGGTGATGATCCTGCAGCAGGCCCTGGACGCCGAGCGCGCCACCGGGGCGCGCACTGGCGAGCGGGTGGAGATCCCGCCCCACGAGGAAGTGCTGGAACGGACCGAGGAGGACACCCGATGAACGACGAGGACCTCTCCCTCGACGAGCTCGCTGAGTCGCAGAACGGCGGCACCGACGGCAGCGACGACGGGGAGCATCCCGAGGATCCCGGCCCGGAGCGCCCCGGCCAACGGGGTGAGCCGCGACGCCGCAGGCGCGGCGGATTCGTGCGGTCCATCCTGCCCGTGCTGCTGGTCCTCGCTGTCCTCGCCGGCCTCGGCGTCGGCGGCTACCAGGGCTACCGCTGGGTGACCTCCAACGTCTCCGTCGCCCAGGAGGACCCCGAGTTCCCCGGTCCCGGCAGCGGGGAGGCGCTGGTGGAGGTCGCCCACGGCGACACCGGCACCGACATCGCCGGGACCCTCGTCGAGCAGGGCGTCATCAAGACCACCTCCCCCTTCGTCACGATCTTCTCCTCCACCCCCGAGGCCTCCCGCATCGAGCCCGGCGTGTACCGGCTCAAGAAGGAGATGAAGTCCTCCGACGCCCTGACCATGCTCCTGGATCCCGCGAACCTCGCCGGATTCCGCGTGATCATCCCCGAGGGCAAGCGCCTGACGGAGATCTGGGCGCAGCTGGCCGAGGAGACCGACATCCCGGTCGAGGACTTCGAGGCCGCCGCGAAGGACTACACCTCCTACGGCATCCCCGAGAACCCCGCGAAGTCCATGGAGGGCTACCTCTGGCCCGGCCGCTACGACATCCTCGAGGACGCCACCGCCCAGGACGTCATCCAGATGATGTGGGACCGCATGGAGGAGCAGCTCACCCAGCGCGACATCCCCCAGGACCAGTGGCACACCACCCTGACCTACGCGAGCCTCGCGGAGATGGAGGTGCGCAACCCCGAGGACTACGGCAAGGTGGTGCGCACCATCCACAACCGCCTCGAGGGCGTCGGCGAGGCCAAGGGCACCCCGATGAGGCTCCAGTTCGACTCGACCGTCCACTACGTCACCGGCAAGTCCGCGAGCGTGGGGACCACCGATGCGGAGCGCGCCACCGACAGCCCGTACAACACCTACCTCAAGGACGGCCTGCCGCCCGGCCCGATCGCCGCTCCCGGTGCGCAGGCGCTGGACGCCGCGGCGAACCCGCCCCCCGGTGACTGGCTGTACTTCGTCTCGGTCAACACGGACACCGGCGAGACCAAGTTCGCCGCTACCTGGGCCGAGCACCAGGAGAACGTCAAGGAATGGCAGGCGTGGGCGAACTCGCGCGGATGAGCGGGACCGACGGGGGACAGGCGACCGACGGGCCCGACGCGAGCGGCACTGCCGACGTGCGGCGCTTCGCCGTGATCGGCTCGCCGGTCGGCCATTCCCTCTCCCCGGTGCTCCACCGCGCCGCCTACGAGGAGCTCGGCATCACCGACGCCGTCTACGAGCGCCACGAGGTCGCCGCGGGCGAGCTGCCCGCCTTCCTCGCGGAGGGGCCCGGTCGGATCCTGCAGGGGCTCAGCGTCACCATGCCCGGCAAGCCCGAGGCCTTCGCCCTCGCCGCCGAGCGGGACGAGACCTCCACCGCCCTCGGAGTCTCCAACACGCTGCTGCGCCGGCCGGACGGGTCCTGGCGCGCGGAGAACCACGACGTCCACGGCATCGTCCGCGCCCTGCACGACCACGGCGCCGGCGCCGTGGTCACCGGGGGAGTGCTCGGCTCCGGCGCGACCGCGCTCAGCGCCATGGCCGCCCTGATCGAGCTCGGAGCCGACACCGTGCTGCTCACCGCCCGCAGCCCGGAGAAGCTCGCACCGCTCGTCGCCTTCGCCCGCGACCGCGAGGTGGAGATCGTCCTGGTCCCGTGGACCGAGCACCACCGCGTCCTCACCGCGGACGCCGCCGTCAGCGCTCTCGCCGCCCCCGGCGCCCGCGCCGTCGCCGAGGAGTGGACCGCCCGCGGCCTCGACTCCCTGCCCGTGCCCGGGGTGCTGCTGGACGTGCTCTACGACCCATGGCCCGCCCCGATCGGGGCCGTCGTCGAGCAGGTCGGGGGAGAGGTCGCCGACGGGCTCGAGATGCTCGCCCACCAGGCCGAGATGCAGGTCCGCTCGATGCTGGGCGTCCCCTCGGCCCCCGTGCGCACCATGCTCGCCGCCGCCCGCGAGGAGCTCGCCCGGCGCCGCGCCGACGCCTGATCCGCACGGCACCGAGGCCTGATCCCGCACCGCGCCAGCGGCTGATCCCGCACCGTGTCGGGACCCGGCCCGGGGCCGGACCGAGCGGTCGCCCGGAGGTCCCGAACGCCTTGTCTCTGACGGTAAAGACCCGGTAAAGTGATCGGCGTCGCAGGGGCCCGCCCGGGCACCGCGCAGAGCACGAGCGGAGCACGAGGGGGACTCATGGGGCTGGATCGCGGGCTCAGGGACATCGGCGTCGAGGAGCCGACCATCGCGCCGGAGGTCACCGCCTCCCAGGATCTGCGTCATCCCCTCGACCTCGCCGCGCCGACGGACGTTTCGTCGGCAGCCCCGTCGGCCGCCCCCATGATCTCCACCGAGGTCTCGACCGCCGTGCTGCGCCGATGCACCGCGCTCGCCACCCGCGCCCGTGCCGATCTGCTCACCAGTACCCACCACGACGCCTCCGACGAGCTCGTGGCGCTGCTGGCCACGATGGAGGGCTGGGAGCCGACGGCGCTGGTCGACCCGGACCCCACCATGACGGTGCTCGCCGCCGCCGCGCTGCAGGATCTCGCCGCCCGCCTCCCGGAGGGCGCCTCCGGTGATCTCGCCGCCCGCGCCGCCTCGGTGACCGCGATGCTCCTGGAGGTCATGGACCGTCGGCCCGTCGTCGCCCGGGCCTGAGCGGGGAGCTCGCAGGCCGGAGCGGGGCCGCACTCCTCCCGGAGCGCGCTCGGCGTGATTGTGTTCACGTTCTCCCTGGCAGAGGCGCTTTCGGGTGCGAGGTGGGTCCAGGTGCGTGGTACTGTCTTCCTTGTCGTCATGACGACCACCTGTCCGGGTGGCGGAATTGGTAGACGCGCTAGCTTGAGGTGCTAGTGCCCGCTTTAGGGCGTGGGGGTTCAAGTCCCCCCTCGGACACCGCAGTGAAGGCCCCGGCTCGATATCGAGCCGGGGCCTTCC
This genomic interval from Brachybacterium aquaticum contains the following:
- the alaS gene encoding alanine--tRNA ligase: MRTSEIHRRWLDFFAKKDHQIVPSTSLVSSDPSILFTIAGMVPFIPYIVGTEKAPWPRAASVQKCIRTNDIDNVGRTTRHGTFFQMAGNFSFGDYFKTGAIDYSWEFLTSSQEDGGLGFDPERLWFTVWEEDEESYRHAIDVIGLDPERVVRLPRDQIFWDTGQPGPAGPCGEWHYDRGPEHGPDAVTGTVPEWPGDEKAEDRYIEVWNLVFDQYMRGEGKGKDYPLLGELDQKSIDTGLGVERVAYLLQGKQNMYEIDQIFPVIEKAQELSGRAYGAQEEDDVHLRIIGDHVRSALMLVADGVRPGNEGRGYVLRRLIRRAVRSMRLLGYTEPSMPALLPISKSLMVESYPELEADFGRISEIVYGEEEAFRRTLETGTAIFDQVAKDAKKDGGRVLPGEDAFRLHDTYGFPIDLTMEMAAEVGLQVDADAFRSAMQEQRERARADAAAKKSGHTDTGLYNRLLAERGGEVPFLGYTESTVATTVESVLVDGALVNSVQAPAQVEVVLAATPFYAESGGQLADQGSISLTGGGLIEVDDVQKPVKGLIVHRGRLVEGELAQGASAIASIDTERRGAIARAHTATHMVHESLREELGTGATQAGSENSPGRMRFDFRYGQAVPKSVLEQVEGRVNTLLQDELEVTDQQMPIDEAKALGAQALFGEKYGDIVRVVSIGGDWSRELCGGTHVGSTGAIGSIQLMGESSIGSGVRRVDALVGLSAYRQQAKSHALVSQLSELLKVGAPEELPERVRSLTQRMKDMEKQLAALRGQQLQAEAGKLVESATEVAGVRLLVHDAGEGIAAGDLRTLALDLRSRLGDDAPVVVAVAGHEDGRAALVVATNAGARDLGLAAGTLLRTGAEAMGGRGGGKPDMAQGGGGEPARISEALDAVRGAVQEARTA
- the mltG gene encoding endolytic transglycosylase MltG, whose amino-acid sequence is MNDEDLSLDELAESQNGGTDGSDDGEHPEDPGPERPGQRGEPRRRRRGGFVRSILPVLLVLAVLAGLGVGGYQGYRWVTSNVSVAQEDPEFPGPGSGEALVEVAHGDTGTDIAGTLVEQGVIKTTSPFVTIFSSTPEASRIEPGVYRLKKEMKSSDALTMLLDPANLAGFRVIIPEGKRLTEIWAQLAEETDIPVEDFEAAAKDYTSYGIPENPAKSMEGYLWPGRYDILEDATAQDVIQMMWDRMEEQLTQRDIPQDQWHTTLTYASLAEMEVRNPEDYGKVVRTIHNRLEGVGEAKGTPMRLQFDSTVHYVTGKSASVGTTDAERATDSPYNTYLKDGLPPGPIAAPGAQALDAAANPPPGDWLYFVSVNTDTGETKFAATWAEHQENVKEWQAWANSRG
- the ruvX gene encoding Holliday junction resolvase RuvX, with product MSGAADGPEGLPRGVRLGVDVGDVRVGLARSDLDGLIATPVETLERAIAPRRVVDEAVETDAHVIMVGLPRSLSGSEGAAAAKARDFAAELVTLLDAASLSTEVRLIDERLTTVSAHKAMHASGRKGRRHRQVVDQVAAVMILQQALDAERATGARTGERVEIPPHEEVLERTEEDTR
- a CDS encoding shikimate dehydrogenase family protein; amino-acid sequence: MGELARMSGTDGGQATDGPDASGTADVRRFAVIGSPVGHSLSPVLHRAAYEELGITDAVYERHEVAAGELPAFLAEGPGRILQGLSVTMPGKPEAFALAAERDETSTALGVSNTLLRRPDGSWRAENHDVHGIVRALHDHGAGAVVTGGVLGSGATALSAMAALIELGADTVLLTARSPEKLAPLVAFARDREVEIVLVPWTEHHRVLTADAAVSALAAPGARAVAEEWTARGLDSLPVPGVLLDVLYDPWPAPIGAVVEQVGGEVADGLEMLAHQAEMQVRSMLGVPSAPVRTMLAAAREELARRRADA